ATTTTAAAGATGAAAAATTTGACTCAATTATTATGGCTGAAATATTAGAACATTTAACTGACCCAGAAAGATTTATAAAAAAAGCATCAAAATTATTGAATGAAAATGGACAAGTTATAATAACTGTACCTTTTGGAATAAGTGGTAGTATTAATCATAAAAAAATCTATTATTTTAGCCAACTAATAAAAGAAGTAACACCTTATCTAAGTATAAAAGATGTGAAGTTTTTTGGGGAATGGGTTGGGATTGTAGCTGGTTTTAAAAATAGTGATATTAAAGAAAATAATATAAGCATGGAGCTTTTAATGGAACTTGAAGAATGTTTTGGTAAGGT
The genomic region above belongs to Caloranaerobacter ferrireducens and contains:
- a CDS encoding class I SAM-dependent methyltransferase: LDRIYEAYYDGMGEEFGRKVRERIHWVCSQAKGEKILDIGCSQGIASILLAREGKKVLGIDLNNESIEFAKRVLEDELEITKKYVEFKTANFIDYDFKDEKFDSIIMAEILEHLTDPERFIKKASKLLNENGQVIITVPFGISGSINHKKIYYFSQLIKEVTPYLSIKDVKFFGEWVGIVAGFKNSDIKENNISMELLMELEECFGKV